The stretch of DNA CTGCTGGGCGATCAGAAGCCGGGCGGCACGCCGGTGCACGCGCTGCGGCCCGAGGAGATCACCGCGATCCTCAAGCTGGCCGACGAGTGGGGCGAGATCGACGGCTCGCACCGCAAGCTCGCCCACCGCGGCTCCTATCTCGGCCGGGTGTGGGTGTCGCCGTCGACGCTGCTGCGCGTGCTGCTCGAGTACGGCCGCCGACTCCCGTACCGGCCGCCGCGCGAGAAGTCCGTCCAGCGGCCGTGGCCGGACTGGGTCGAGTACAAGCCGCTGCAGGTTTGGGGCTACGACTTCAGCGACTTCCCCAAGGCCGGGACGAGCGCGCTGGCGATCCTCGACCTCGTCTCGCGCAAGTGGATCGACACCATGCTGTGTCCGGAGGCGACCCACATCCAGGTCCAGGCCTTGTTCACCAGGGCGCTCGAGCGCGAGGGGCTGCTCGACCAGATCCTGACGCTCGTCGACGAACTGGGCGCCG from Actinomycetes bacterium encodes:
- a CDS encoding integrase core domain-containing protein yields the protein MLGLTERRARRWQQRAALGLLGDQKPGGTPVHALRPEEITAILKLADEWGEIDGSHRKLAHRGSYLGRVWVSPSTLLRVLLEYGRRLPYRPPREKSVQRPWPDWVEYKPLQVWGYDFSDFPKAGTSALAILDLVSRKWIDTMLCPEATHIQVQALFTRALEREGLLDQILTLVDELGAGADPSELPPILLSVSDNGAQMTSGSTREFMALHAIATHYGRPGTPTDQAHIESLFGHLKHEWPHLCALTDPADLAREFDAVRDQYNRVRLHAGIGYVTPDDEHEGRGPAIRRARRAGLARAREQRLAYHRDTQPRLT